Proteins from one Panicum virgatum strain AP13 chromosome 7K, P.virgatum_v5, whole genome shotgun sequence genomic window:
- the LOC120641165 gene encoding zeaxanthin epoxidase, chloroplastic-like isoform X1 → MALLSATSPAKAHFSALFLCHDEPQHGLAIPAPHPQCSGAGRRRQRARSRLSVSAAMRPPDAAAATQAAGEAGGKMKGRKPRVLVAGGGIGGLVLALAARRKGYEVTVFERDMSAVRGEGQYRGPIQIQSNALAALEAIDMSVAEEVMRSGCVTGDRINGLVDGISGSWYCKFDTFTPAAERGLPVTRVISRMTLQQILARAVGDDAILNDSHVVDFIDDGSKVTAILEDGRRFEGDLLVGADGIWSKVRKTLFGHSEATYSGYTCYTGIADFVPPDIDTVGYRVFLGHKQYFVSSDVGAGKMQWYAFHKEEAGGTDPENGKKKRLLEIFSGWCDNVIDLINATEEEAILRRDIYDRPPTMNWGKGRVTLLGDSVHAMQPNLGQGGCMAIEDGYQLAVELENAWQESLKSGTPMDIVSSLKRYEKERRLRVAVIHGLARMAAIMATTYRPYLGVGLGPLSFLTKLRIPHPGRVGGRFFIKIGMPAMLSWVLGGNSSKLEGRPLSCRLSDKANDQLHRWFEDDDALEEAMGGEWYLFPTNEGNSNSLQPVRLIGDEQRTISVGSRSDPSGSASSLALPMSQISERHATITCKNKAFYLTDLGSEQGTWITDNEGRRYRVPPNFPVRFHPSDIIEFGSDKKAMFRVKVLNTVPYESARRGKQQQQQVLQAA, encoded by the exons atggcgctgCTCTCCGCCACTTCCCCGGCCAAGGCGCACTTCTCGGCGCTCTTCCTCTGCCACGACGAGCCGCAGCACGGGCTCGCGATCCCGGCCCCGCACCCGCAGTGCTCGGGCgccgggaggcggcggcagcgggcgcgcAGCAGGCTGTCGGTGTCGGCGGCAATGCGGCCCccggacgccgcggccgccactcAGGCGGCGGGCGAGGCGGGGGGCAAGATGAAGGGGAGGAAGCCCCGGGtgctggtggccggcggcgggatcgGCGGGCTGGTGCTGGcgctggcggcgcggcgcaaGGGGTACGAGGTGACGGTGTTCGAGCGCGACATGAGCGCGGTGCGCGGGGAGGGCCAGTACCGCGGGCCCATCCAGATCCAGAGCaacgcgctcgccgcgctggAGGCCATCGACATGTCCGTCGCCGAGGAGGTCATGCGCTCCGGCTGCGTCACCGGCGACCGCATCAACGGCCTCGTCGACGGCATCTCCGGCTCCTG GTACTGCAAGTTTGATACATTTACCCCTGCAGCTGAGCGGGGGCTCCCAGTCACGAGGGTCATTAGCCGCATGACGCTGCAACAGATCCTAGCTCGTGCGGTTGGCGATGATGCTATATTGAATGATAGCCATGTAGTCGATTTTATAGATGATGGCAGTAAG GTTACTGCCATATTGGAGGATGGTCGGAGATTTGAAGGTGATCTTTTGGTCGGTGCTGATGGAATATGGTCAAAG GTGAGGAAGACACTATTTGGGCATTCAGAAGCCACTTATTCAGGTTACACATGCTACACTGGAATTGCAGACTTTGTGCCTCCTGATATTGACACAGTTGG GTACCGGGTATTTCTTGGTCACAAACAATACTTCGTCTCTTCAGATGTTGGTGCTGGTAAAATGCAATGGTATGCTTTTCATAAAGAAGAGGCTGGTGGCACTGACCCTGAAAATG GTAAAAAGAAACGATTGCTCGAGATATTCAGTGGTTGGTGCGACAATGTCATAGATCTGATTAATGCAACTGAAGAGGAAGCGATTCTTCGCCGTGACATATATGACCGCCCACCTACTATGAATTGGGGAAAAGGTCGTGTGACCTTGCTTGGTGATTCTGTCCATGCTATGCAGCCAAATCTGGGTCAAGGTGGCTGCATGGCTATTGAG GATGGATACCAGCTGGCTGTGGAGCTTGAGAATGCCTGGCAGGAGAGTCTCAAGTCCGGAACTCCTATGGACATAGTTTCCTCCTTGAAGCG TTATGAGAAGGAGAGAAGGCTGCGTGTTGCTGTTATACATGGATTGGCAAGAATGGCAGCAATCATGGCAACCACTTATAGACCATATCTGGGTGTTGGTCTTGGACCTTTGTCG TTTTTGACCAAGCTGCGGATACCACATCCGGGAAGAGTTGGTGGAAGATTCTTCATCAAGATTGGAATGCCTGCAATGCTGAGCTGGGTGCTTGGTGGCAACAG TTCAAAGCTAGAAGGAAGACCTCTAAGCTGCCGGCTTTCGGACAAG GCCAACGACCAGCTTCATCGATGGTTTGAGGATGACGATGCATTGGAAGAAGCTATGGGCGGAGA ATGGTACCTCTTCCCCACAAATGAAGGAAACAGCAATAGTTTGCAGCCTGTCCGTTTAATCGGGGATGAACAGAGGACAATCTCTGTTGG AAGTCGATCAGATCCCAGTGGCTCTGCATCTTCCTTGGCATTGCCCATGTCGCAG ATATCAGAAAGGCATGCTACCATCACATGCAAGAACAAGGCTTTCTATCTGACTGATCTTGGAAGTGAACAAGGCACATGGATTACTGA CAATGAAGGTAGACGTTACCGTGTCCCACCAAACTTTCCGGTTCGTTTCCACCCCTCTGATATCATTGAGTTTGGTTCCGATAAGAAG GCCATGTTCCGGGTGAAGGTGCTGAACACGGTCCCATATGAATCCGCAAGAagagggaagcagcagcagcagcaagtccTTCAGGCTGCATGA
- the LOC120641165 gene encoding zeaxanthin epoxidase, chloroplastic-like isoform X2 has protein sequence MPSTTPASRTAISLPSASPASRLGSRTLRLLALPAPPVPRRRIGLPPGRARRPVAAAASAAMPAPGPKARVLVAGGGIGGLVFALAARRKGFEVLVLERDMSAIRGEGRYRGPIQLQSNALAVLEAVDAASADEVMDAGCITGDRVNGIVDGVSGSWYCKFDTFTPAAERGLPVTRVISRMTLQQILARAVGDDAILNDSHVVDFIDDGSKVTAILEDGRRFEGDLLVGADGIWSKVRKTLFGHSEATYSGYTCYTGIADFVPPDIDTVGYRVFLGHKQYFVSSDVGAGKMQWYAFHKEEAGGTDPENGKKKRLLEIFSGWCDNVIDLINATEEEAILRRDIYDRPPTMNWGKGRVTLLGDSVHAMQPNLGQGGCMAIEDGYQLAVELENAWQESLKSGTPMDIVSSLKRYEKERRLRVAVIHGLARMAAIMATTYRPYLGVGLGPLSFLTKLRIPHPGRVGGRFFIKIGMPAMLSWVLGGNSSKLEGRPLSCRLSDKANDQLHRWFEDDDALEEAMGGEWYLFPTNEGNSNSLQPVRLIGDEQRTISVGSRSDPSGSASSLALPMSQISERHATITCKNKAFYLTDLGSEQGTWITDNEGRRYRVPPNFPVRFHPSDIIEFGSDKKAMFRVKVLNTVPYESARRGKQQQQQVLQAA, from the exons ATGCCGAGCACCACGCCGGCCTCTCGGACGGCGATCTCGCTCCCCTCCGCCTCCCCGGCGTCCCGCCTCGGCAGCCGGACTCTCCGCCTGCTCGCGCTCCCCGCCCCGCCCGTGCCGCGCCGAAGGATCGGCCTCCCTCCTGGCCGCGCGAGGCGcccggtggcggccgcggccagCGCGGCAATGCCGGCGCCGGGGCCCAAGGCGCGCGTcctcgtggccggcggcggcatcggcgggCTGGTGTTCGCGCTCGCCGCCCGGCGGAAGGGGTTCgaggtgctggtgctggagcggGACATGAGCGCCATCCGCGGGGAAGGGAGGTACCGCGGCCCGATCCAGCTGCAGAGCAACGCGCTCGCGGTGCTCGAGGCCGTCGACGCCGCCTCGGCCGACGAGGTCATGGACGCCGGCTGCATCACGGGGGACCGGGTCAACGGCATCGTCGACGGCGTCTCCGGCTCCTG GTACTGCAAGTTTGATACATTTACCCCTGCAGCTGAGCGGGGGCTCCCAGTCACGAGGGTCATTAGCCGCATGACGCTGCAACAGATCCTAGCTCGTGCGGTTGGCGATGATGCTATATTGAATGATAGCCATGTAGTCGATTTTATAGATGATGGCAGTAAG GTTACTGCCATATTGGAGGATGGTCGGAGATTTGAAGGTGATCTTTTGGTCGGTGCTGATGGAATATGGTCAAAG GTGAGGAAGACACTATTTGGGCATTCAGAAGCCACTTATTCAGGTTACACATGCTACACTGGAATTGCAGACTTTGTGCCTCCTGATATTGACACAGTTGG GTACCGGGTATTTCTTGGTCACAAACAATACTTCGTCTCTTCAGATGTTGGTGCTGGTAAAATGCAATGGTATGCTTTTCATAAAGAAGAGGCTGGTGGCACTGACCCTGAAAATG GTAAAAAGAAACGATTGCTCGAGATATTCAGTGGTTGGTGCGACAATGTCATAGATCTGATTAATGCAACTGAAGAGGAAGCGATTCTTCGCCGTGACATATATGACCGCCCACCTACTATGAATTGGGGAAAAGGTCGTGTGACCTTGCTTGGTGATTCTGTCCATGCTATGCAGCCAAATCTGGGTCAAGGTGGCTGCATGGCTATTGAG GATGGATACCAGCTGGCTGTGGAGCTTGAGAATGCCTGGCAGGAGAGTCTCAAGTCCGGAACTCCTATGGACATAGTTTCCTCCTTGAAGCG TTATGAGAAGGAGAGAAGGCTGCGTGTTGCTGTTATACATGGATTGGCAAGAATGGCAGCAATCATGGCAACCACTTATAGACCATATCTGGGTGTTGGTCTTGGACCTTTGTCG TTTTTGACCAAGCTGCGGATACCACATCCGGGAAGAGTTGGTGGAAGATTCTTCATCAAGATTGGAATGCCTGCAATGCTGAGCTGGGTGCTTGGTGGCAACAG TTCAAAGCTAGAAGGAAGACCTCTAAGCTGCCGGCTTTCGGACAAG GCCAACGACCAGCTTCATCGATGGTTTGAGGATGACGATGCATTGGAAGAAGCTATGGGCGGAGA ATGGTACCTCTTCCCCACAAATGAAGGAAACAGCAATAGTTTGCAGCCTGTCCGTTTAATCGGGGATGAACAGAGGACAATCTCTGTTGG AAGTCGATCAGATCCCAGTGGCTCTGCATCTTCCTTGGCATTGCCCATGTCGCAG ATATCAGAAAGGCATGCTACCATCACATGCAAGAACAAGGCTTTCTATCTGACTGATCTTGGAAGTGAACAAGGCACATGGATTACTGA CAATGAAGGTAGACGTTACCGTGTCCCACCAAACTTTCCGGTTCGTTTCCACCCCTCTGATATCATTGAGTTTGGTTCCGATAAGAAG GCCATGTTCCGGGTGAAGGTGCTGAACACGGTCCCATATGAATCCGCAAGAagagggaagcagcagcagcagcaagtccTTCAGGCTGCATGA
- the LOC120641162 gene encoding mitochondrial phosphate carrier protein 3, mitochondrial-like, producing the protein MALSESSRNALLPAFLYASPATASPGGVGGRAVAAPPAAGPAVWARAPSEPGRRIEMYSPAFYAACTAGGIASCGLTHMTVTPLDLVKCNMQIDPAKYKSITSGFGVLLKEQGAKGFFRGWVPTLLGYSAQGACKFGFYEFFKKYYSDIAGPEYAAKYKTFIYLAGSASAELIADIALCPMEAVKVRVQTQPGFARGLSDGLPKFVKAEGYAGLYKGIVPLWGRQIPYTMMKFASFETVVEMIYKYAIPAPKSECSKNLQLGVSFAGGYIAGVFCAIVSHPADNLVSFLNNAQGATVGDAVKKIGLVGLFTRGLPLRIVMIGTLTGAQWGIYDAFKVMVGLPTTGGVAPTPAAAKA; encoded by the exons ATGGCCCTCTCCGAGAGCTCGAGGAATGCGCTGCTCCCCGCCTTCCTCTACGCGTCCCCTGCCACCGCCTCCCCCGGTGGCGTGGGCGGGCGCGCGGTCGCCGCTCCGCCTGCGGCGGGGCCCGCGGTGTGGGCGCGGGCGCCGAGCGAGCCGGGCCGGAGGATCGAGATGTACTCGCCGGCGTTCTACGCGGCGTGCACGGCCGGTGGTATCGCCAGCTGCGGGCTCACGCACATGACGGTCACGCCGCTCGACCTCGTCAAGTGCAACATGCAG ATTGATCCGGCTAAGTACAAGAGCATCACTTCTGGTTTTGGTGTTTTGTTGAAAGAGCAAGGCGCCAAGGGTTTTTTCAGAGGCTGGGTACCCACCTTGCTTGGATACAGTGCTCAGGGAGCATGCAAGTTCGGTTTCTACGAATTCTTCAAGAAGTATTACTCAGACATTGCTGGCCCTGAGTATGCTGCTAAGTACAAGACCTTCATTTACCTCGCGGGATCTGCTTCGGCTGAACTCATTGCAGATATTGCCCTCTGTCCAATGGAGGCTGTGAAGGTCCGTGTGCAAACACAGCCTGGCTTTGCAAGAGGTTTGTCTGATGGTCTTCCCAAGTTTGTGAAAGCTGAAGGCTATGCTGG GCTGTATAAAGGAATTGTTCCTCTCTGGGGCCGACAAATTCCTT ACACTATGATGAAATTTGCCTCTTTCGAGACGGTTGTTGAGATGATCTACAAATATGCCATCCCTGCACCCAAGAGTGAGTGCAGCAAGAATCTCCAGCTTGGAGTGAGCTTTGCAGGGGGCTACATCGCTGGCGTGTTCTGCGCCATCGTTTCTCACCCAGCTGACAACCTCGTTTCCTTCCTCAACAATGCTCAGGGGGCAACTGTAGGCGAT GCTGTGAAGAAGATTGGCCTAGTGGGGCTATTTACCCGAGGGCTGCCATTGCGGATAGTGATGATTGGAACCCTAACCGGAGCCCAATGGGGTATTTATGATGCTTTCAAAGTCATGGTTGGACT CCCAACTACTGGTGGCGTTGCTCCAACACCTGCTGCAGCTAAGGCCTGA